From the genome of Pukyongia salina, one region includes:
- a CDS encoding peptidylprolyl isomerase produces MRKLSLLLILLLSATVFTACEDKYPDLPEGVYAEFVTNKGTFVAKLYNDRTPITTANFVSLAEGTNKMVDSIHLGKPYYNGLIFHRVIKDFMIQGGDPNGDGSGNPGYRFPDEFVDSLKHDRKGILSMANSGPATNGSQFFITLKETPWLDGKHTVFGEVVIGQEIVDSIGVTPTEKPGDKPVEDVVMQEVNIIKRGNVSVLDFAEELKKIEAQQEAKRQALERLAIDKAVSFVNMKMEADSTESGLKYAYQERGDGPKPKDGQDMLINYTGYYTNGQMFNTSLLEVAELYDNVKPAKRDRGQYVPIVTNTNDPRLIPGFREALQIMRVGDKMTIFIPSHLGYGEAGNRPYIPPNTDLIFEVEFLEIPTGE; encoded by the coding sequence ATGAGAAAACTATCACTGTTATTGATCCTGTTATTATCGGCAACTGTTTTTACAGCTTGCGAGGATAAATATCCGGACCTTCCGGAAGGTGTATATGCAGAATTTGTTACTAACAAAGGAACTTTCGTTGCAAAACTTTACAACGATCGAACTCCCATCACTACGGCCAACTTCGTTTCGCTGGCAGAGGGAACCAATAAGATGGTAGATTCCATCCACCTTGGGAAGCCTTATTACAACGGTTTGATCTTTCACCGTGTGATCAAGGATTTTATGATCCAGGGAGGAGACCCTAATGGTGACGGCTCGGGTAATCCGGGTTACCGTTTTCCCGATGAGTTTGTAGACAGCCTGAAACACGACCGTAAAGGAATTCTTTCCATGGCCAACTCGGGTCCTGCTACCAATGGGAGTCAGTTTTTTATCACCCTGAAAGAAACACCCTGGCTTGATGGCAAGCACACAGTGTTTGGTGAAGTGGTGATAGGACAGGAAATAGTAGACTCCATTGGTGTAACCCCTACAGAGAAACCCGGCGATAAACCGGTTGAGGATGTGGTTATGCAAGAGGTGAATATCATAAAACGCGGCAATGTGTCCGTATTGGACTTTGCAGAGGAATTAAAGAAGATCGAAGCCCAACAAGAGGCGAAGAGACAGGCTCTTGAACGTCTGGCTATCGATAAGGCGGTTTCCTTCGTGAATATGAAAATGGAAGCAGATTCTACCGAGTCCGGACTTAAATACGCATATCAGGAAAGAGGTGACGGTCCTAAACCTAAAGATGGGCAGGACATGTTGATCAATTACACCGGATACTATACTAACGGGCAAATGTTCAATACCAGCTTACTTGAAGTGGCCGAGTTATACGATAATGTAAAACCGGCTAAAAGAGACCGAGGACAATACGTGCCTATCGTTACCAATACTAACGATCCCCGCTTGATCCCGGGATTCCGTGAAGCCCTACAGATAATGCGTGTTGGCGATAAAATGACCATCTTCATTCCTTCTCACTTAGGATATGGAGAAGCAGGAAACAGGCCATATATCCCGCCAAATACAGACCTTATCTTCGAAGTGGAATTTTTGGAAATTCCAACAGGAGAATAA
- a CDS encoding aminoacyl-histidine dipeptidase, whose translation MNEAIRNLEPKAVWKNFADLNAVPRPSKKEERVIAFMKKFGEDLGLETIVDHIGNVIIRKPATPGMENRKAIVMQSHLDMVHQKNNDTQFDFDTQGIEMCVDGDWVRAKGTTLGADNGLGVATIMAILESDTIPHPDLEALFTIDEETGMTGAMELKGGLLKGEILLNLDTEEDDEIGVGCAGGVDVTAMGEYKEEEVPSAYKAYKITVKGLQGGHSGMDIIKGLGNANKMMNRLLYATLDLMEIVEIRGGSLRNAIPRESVATVVMDPASEEDFKEAFDRMSKAISEEYKLLEPELSIAAVETAVPGLRMNFEAKKKLVHALQAAHNGVYRMSPAIEDLVETSNNIAKVAVHDGQIKIECLTRSSVESSKADLANTLKSTFTLAGYKVTFTGDYPGWAPNMDSPILKVLDGLYTKMNGEKANVAACHAGLECGILGQNYPGMDMISFGPNIKGAHSPDERASISSTQKFWEFVKEILANIPKKTA comes from the coding sequence ATGAACGAAGCCATTCGAAATCTCGAACCCAAAGCAGTCTGGAAAAATTTCGCCGATCTGAATGCCGTACCACGGCCTTCAAAAAAAGAAGAGCGCGTGATCGCCTTCATGAAGAAATTTGGTGAAGACCTGGGACTGGAGACAATAGTTGATCATATTGGAAATGTCATCATACGGAAACCAGCCACCCCCGGCATGGAGAACCGCAAGGCCATAGTGATGCAGTCGCACCTGGACATGGTGCATCAGAAGAACAACGATACGCAATTCGATTTCGATACCCAGGGAATAGAAATGTGCGTAGACGGCGATTGGGTAAGGGCTAAGGGAACTACGCTTGGTGCCGATAATGGCCTGGGAGTAGCAACTATCATGGCTATACTTGAAAGCGATACCATCCCTCATCCGGACCTGGAGGCACTTTTCACAATAGACGAAGAAACCGGGATGACCGGAGCCATGGAATTAAAAGGAGGTTTGCTAAAAGGTGAGATCCTGCTTAACCTGGACACCGAGGAAGACGATGAGATCGGGGTAGGTTGTGCAGGTGGTGTGGATGTGACGGCCATGGGAGAGTATAAGGAAGAAGAAGTCCCTTCGGCTTACAAAGCCTATAAGATCACTGTAAAAGGCTTGCAGGGCGGGCATAGCGGCATGGATATCATAAAAGGCCTGGGGAACGCCAATAAAATGATGAACAGGCTGTTGTATGCCACTTTAGATCTCATGGAAATTGTGGAGATCCGCGGAGGTAGCCTTCGGAATGCCATCCCTCGCGAAAGTGTGGCAACGGTGGTTATGGATCCTGCTTCAGAAGAAGATTTTAAGGAAGCTTTCGATAGAATGAGCAAGGCAATTTCCGAAGAATATAAACTACTCGAACCCGAATTATCCATCGCGGCTGTAGAAACTGCAGTTCCCGGTTTAAGGATGAATTTTGAAGCAAAAAAGAAATTGGTACATGCCTTACAAGCTGCTCATAACGGAGTGTACAGGATGAGTCCCGCCATAGAAGACCTCGTAGAAACCTCCAATAATATTGCAAAAGTGGCGGTTCATGATGGGCAGATCAAGATAGAATGTCTTACCCGGTCTTCGGTAGAATCTTCTAAAGCAGATCTCGCTAATACCTTAAAAAGCACGTTCACGCTGGCAGGATACAAAGTAACCTTTACGGGAGATTACCCGGGATGGGCACCCAATATGGATAGCCCGATCCTAAAGGTGCTAGACGGTCTTTACACAAAGATGAATGGCGAAAAAGCCAATGTCGCTGCTTGTCATGCTGGGCTGGAATGTGGTATTCTGGGGCAGAATTATCCCGGAATGGATATGATTTCCTTCGGGCCAAATATCAAAGGGGCACATTCCCCCGATGAGCGAGCCAGCATTTCTTCCACACAAAAGTTCTGGGAATTCGTGAAGGAGATCCTCGCAAATATTCCTAAAAAAACTGCATAA
- a CDS encoding DUF3810 domain-containing protein, producing the protein MHRKRTRLILALLLPVQVLLLQILKNFPHFVETYYSQGLYPVISKISRYVFGWVPFSVGDIFYLLIAILAIRWLYKNVRRLKYEAVRFFIDIVATVSLVYFVFHLLWGLNYYRVPLHQTLDLDRDYTTEELVSTTKRLIAKSNELHRQLGYPDSVKIDLPYTQREVFKKSLDGFIRLADEYPDLAYSPKSIKKSGWSLGLTYMGYSGYYNPFSGEAQVNNLIKTYKFPVVSCHEEAHQIGFAAENEANFIATLATINNSDPYIQYSGYIFALRYCVNEIARRDMDTYHELLETINPGILASYKEMRDFWEKYKNPFEDFSKGFWDQFLKANNQSRGIMSYSYMVALVVNYFEDKPF; encoded by the coding sequence ATGCACCGAAAAAGAACGCGCCTCATCCTTGCCCTGCTCCTTCCCGTTCAGGTTCTTCTTTTGCAGATACTGAAAAACTTTCCGCATTTTGTCGAAACGTATTACAGTCAGGGTCTTTACCCGGTCATCTCCAAAATATCTCGCTATGTATTTGGATGGGTCCCCTTTTCGGTAGGTGATATTTTCTATTTACTTATTGCGATCCTCGCCATAAGGTGGTTATACAAAAATGTAAGGCGGCTTAAATACGAGGCTGTGCGATTCTTTATTGATATAGTAGCAACGGTCTCCTTGGTTTATTTTGTTTTTCATCTGCTTTGGGGCCTGAATTATTATCGCGTTCCCCTGCATCAAACCCTGGATCTGGACCGCGACTACACCACCGAAGAACTAGTAAGTACCACCAAACGATTAATCGCAAAGTCCAATGAGCTCCATAGGCAACTTGGTTATCCGGACAGCGTGAAAATCGATCTGCCCTATACCCAGCGGGAGGTCTTTAAAAAGTCTTTGGATGGTTTTATCAGGCTGGCCGATGAATATCCCGACCTGGCCTATAGCCCAAAAAGCATAAAGAAAAGTGGCTGGAGCCTTGGCCTCACCTATATGGGTTATAGCGGGTATTACAATCCGTTCTCCGGGGAAGCCCAGGTAAATAATTTGATCAAAACCTATAAGTTCCCGGTGGTAAGTTGTCATGAGGAGGCGCATCAAATAGGATTCGCCGCCGAGAACGAAGCTAATTTCATTGCTACGCTGGCAACCATTAATAACAGCGATCCGTACATACAGTATAGCGGCTATATTTTTGCTTTGCGGTACTGCGTTAACGAGATTGCCAGAAGGGATATGGACACCTACCATGAGCTACTTGAGACCATCAATCCGGGGATCCTGGCAAGCTACAAGGAAATGCGAGACTTCTGGGAAAAATATAAGAATCCGTTTGAGGACTTCTCCAAAGGTTTTTGGGATCAGTTTCTGAAAGCAAATAACCAGTCCAGGGGGATCATGAGCTATAGCTATATGGTTGCCCTTGTAGTTAATTATTTTGAAGACAAACCTTTTTAA
- a CDS encoding amidohydrolase family protein, translating to MKKLSLVVVVFFSFSFAFAQDYFPKNDGVKEKNTNYTAFTNAKIYITPTQIVENGTLLIRDGKVVASGKSVTIPKNTIVIDLEGKHIYPSFIDPYTGFGVEKPKRAQGQGRSPQYDASRKGFYWNDHIMPENKVIAKFEYDKKKASDFRKAGFGVVNTHIMDGIARGTGVLVALNDEDDAATRILDDASAQFFSFSKSVTSRQSYPSSLMGSMALLRQLHWDLDWYAKGNTNTKDRSLDALLANKGLPAIIEAGNKSNDLRADKISDQFNLNYIIVGGGDEYELIDEIKATNAQYIIPLNFPDAYDVSDPFAAKYISLEDMRNWNQAPVNPKALSDKGVTFALTTHELKSPSELQGKMKKAFEYGFDKTQALKALTTIPAQLLGKSDKLGTLQPGRYANFLITSGDVFDGETTMYENWVQGRKHVITDMGQKDIRGKYSLNAGGKTYELDISGAAGKPKAEVKLGETKFPAKLEYSDNWVVLSFKDEEKGESFRSTAIIPNTGNNISGKMVLPTGLETSFTAVRTGDAEASEKKDKEKESTVEMVPVTFPNVGYGFKSKPQPQNILFKNATVWTSETAGVLPNTDVLVKNGKISKVGKNLSAAGATVVDATGKHLTAGIIDEHSHIAALSINESGHNSSAEVTIEDVVDPEDIDIYRNLAGGVTSIQVLHGSANPIGGRSAILKLKWGENAENLIYDNSPKFIKFALGENVKQSNWQSFSRFPQTRMGVEQLYVNYFNRAKEYDAKKKSGQPFRYDEEMEVLAEILNGERFISCHSYVQSEINMLMKVAEKFNFRVNTFTHILEGYKVADKMAAHGVGGSTFSDWWAYKYEVNDAIPYNAAIMASQGVTVAINSDDGEMSRRLNQEAAKSVKYGGMSEEEAWKMVTINPAKLLHLDDRTGSIKEGKDADLVLWSDHPLSVYAKAEKTMIDGTVYFDIEKDKAQRQAIQAERAKLINMMLAEKNGGGKTQAPRGKEKIRFECETIN from the coding sequence ATGAAAAAACTCTCACTAGTTGTAGTGGTGTTTTTTAGCTTTTCCTTTGCTTTCGCGCAGGATTATTTTCCGAAGAACGACGGGGTTAAAGAAAAAAATACCAATTACACGGCTTTTACCAATGCCAAAATTTACATCACTCCCACACAAATTGTTGAAAATGGTACCCTACTTATCCGCGATGGAAAAGTAGTGGCGTCCGGCAAATCTGTTACCATCCCAAAAAATACGATAGTGATCGATCTGGAGGGCAAACATATTTACCCATCCTTCATCGATCCGTACACCGGTTTTGGTGTGGAGAAGCCCAAACGGGCACAGGGACAAGGAAGGTCGCCGCAATACGACGCCTCAAGAAAGGGCTTCTACTGGAACGACCATATCATGCCCGAGAATAAGGTAATTGCGAAATTCGAGTATGACAAGAAAAAAGCTTCCGATTTCAGGAAGGCTGGTTTTGGGGTTGTGAATACTCATATAATGGACGGTATTGCACGAGGAACCGGAGTGCTGGTGGCGCTTAATGACGAGGACGATGCAGCAACGAGAATTCTGGACGATGCTTCTGCTCAATTCTTTTCTTTCAGTAAGAGTGTGACCAGCAGGCAATCCTATCCTTCTTCCCTCATGGGATCCATGGCCTTGCTTAGGCAACTACACTGGGATCTGGATTGGTATGCCAAAGGCAACACCAATACAAAGGATCGCTCTTTGGATGCGCTTCTGGCGAACAAAGGACTCCCTGCAATTATAGAAGCCGGTAATAAATCTAACGATCTTCGTGCAGACAAGATCAGCGATCAATTTAACCTCAACTATATTATTGTTGGCGGTGGAGACGAATACGAATTGATCGATGAGATCAAGGCCACAAATGCACAATATATCATTCCGCTTAATTTTCCCGATGCTTATGATGTAAGCGATCCTTTCGCTGCCAAATACATCTCCCTGGAAGATATGCGAAACTGGAACCAGGCGCCGGTGAATCCGAAAGCGCTTTCAGATAAGGGTGTGACCTTTGCACTTACTACCCACGAATTGAAATCTCCTTCCGAATTACAAGGAAAAATGAAGAAGGCCTTCGAGTATGGTTTCGATAAGACCCAGGCCCTGAAAGCCCTCACCACCATCCCTGCGCAATTACTGGGCAAAAGTGATAAATTAGGAACCTTACAGCCCGGACGCTATGCCAATTTCCTGATCACTTCGGGAGATGTTTTCGACGGTGAGACAACCATGTACGAAAACTGGGTACAGGGAAGAAAACACGTTATAACCGATATGGGGCAAAAGGATATTCGTGGAAAGTATTCGCTAAATGCCGGAGGAAAGACCTACGAATTGGATATTAGTGGAGCTGCAGGAAAGCCCAAGGCGGAAGTGAAATTAGGAGAGACAAAATTCCCGGCAAAACTTGAGTATTCAGACAATTGGGTGGTGCTTTCGTTCAAGGATGAAGAAAAGGGAGAATCCTTCAGGTCCACGGCCATTATTCCGAATACCGGAAATAATATCTCCGGTAAAATGGTATTGCCAACAGGTCTGGAAACCAGCTTCACTGCAGTTAGGACAGGGGATGCAGAGGCTTCAGAAAAGAAAGATAAAGAGAAGGAGAGCACTGTAGAGATGGTGCCGGTTACCTTCCCTAATGTGGGGTATGGTTTTAAAAGTAAACCTCAGCCACAAAATATACTGTTTAAGAACGCCACAGTATGGACCAGCGAAACCGCCGGAGTACTTCCCAATACGGATGTACTGGTGAAGAACGGTAAAATAAGTAAAGTAGGAAAGAATCTAAGTGCCGCCGGCGCAACGGTTGTAGATGCTACCGGGAAACACCTAACGGCAGGTATCATTGATGAACACTCGCACATTGCGGCATTGTCCATCAACGAGTCGGGGCATAATTCTTCGGCAGAGGTAACCATAGAAGATGTGGTTGATCCCGAGGATATAGATATCTATCGAAACCTGGCTGGTGGAGTAACCTCCATTCAGGTGTTACATGGTTCGGCCAACCCGATAGGCGGGCGCTCTGCCATCCTCAAACTTAAATGGGGTGAGAACGCAGAAAACCTGATCTACGATAATAGTCCGAAGTTCATAAAATTCGCCTTGGGTGAGAACGTAAAACAGTCTAACTGGCAAAGTTTCAGCAGGTTCCCGCAAACGAGAATGGGTGTGGAACAGTTGTATGTGAACTATTTCAACAGGGCCAAGGAATACGATGCGAAAAAGAAGAGCGGACAGCCATTTCGCTATGATGAGGAGATGGAAGTCCTGGCAGAGATCCTTAACGGAGAGCGTTTTATTAGCTGTCACTCTTATGTACAGAGTGAGATCAATATGCTGATGAAAGTAGCCGAGAAATTCAATTTTCGGGTAAACACCTTTACCCACATCCTGGAGGGTTATAAGGTTGCCGATAAGATGGCTGCCCATGGCGTGGGCGGTTCTACCTTTAGCGACTGGTGGGCCTACAAATACGAAGTGAACGATGCCATCCCATATAACGCGGCTATCATGGCCAGCCAGGGAGTTACGGTTGCTATAAACAGTGATGATGGGGAAATGTCCCGCAGACTAAACCAGGAAGCCGCTAAAAGTGTTAAATACGGAGGTATGAGCGAGGAGGAAGCCTGGAAGATGGTGACCATCAACCCGGCAAAATTGCTTCACCTGGACGACCGCACCGGTAGTATAAAAGAAGGAAAGGATGCCGATCTGGTATTATGGTCCGATCATCCGCTGTCGGTCTACGCCAAAGCCGAAAAGACCATGATAGACGGTACGGTATATTTTGATATTGAAAAAGACAAGGCACAGCGACAGGCTATTCAGGCAGAACGTGCCAAGCTTATTAATATGATGCTTGCTGAAAAAAACGGTGGTGGTAAAACCCAGGCTCCCCGTGGCAAGGAAAAGATCCGATTTGAATGTGAAACCATAAACTAA
- a CDS encoding amidohydrolase family protein, with translation MKAIKQILIVIAVSVGLQSYAQQTPAPAQSGAITIKGATAHIGNGTVIDNSVIVFENGSITAIGGSGTASKGRVIDATGKHVYPGFIAPAKSLGLIEVNQVRASNDEDEIGEFIPNVRSLIAYNAESKVVESMRPNGVLIGQATPQGGRISGTSSIVQFDAWNWEDAAVKVDDGVHMNWPGSYSRGRWWLGESRDWKPNKDYSKDLEEIKVYLRNAKAYNAAGDTSKNEGFEAMKGLFDGSKKLYIYTQGEKEMIDAVTLTKGEGVKDVVIVGGYEAYKIIPFLKQHNIPVLVRQTHSLPYRADDDYDLPYKLPKILVDGGLLVGLQNASMSNFQTRNLPFYAGQLVGQGMDKETALKLISGNTAKILGIDNKYGTLEVGKSATLFISEGDALDMRTNILSHAFIDGRELSLETHQTELWKRYMGKYSGK, from the coding sequence ATGAAAGCAATAAAACAAATTTTAATAGTGATAGCTGTGAGTGTTGGATTACAATCCTACGCTCAGCAAACTCCTGCGCCTGCACAGAGCGGTGCAATAACCATTAAAGGTGCCACAGCCCATATAGGTAATGGAACCGTTATAGATAACAGTGTAATCGTCTTTGAGAACGGAAGTATTACCGCCATTGGTGGCTCCGGCACTGCTTCTAAAGGTAGGGTTATCGATGCAACGGGAAAACACGTTTATCCAGGCTTTATCGCCCCCGCCAAGTCGTTAGGGCTAATAGAAGTTAATCAGGTACGAGCCAGTAATGATGAGGATGAAATAGGTGAATTTATTCCCAATGTGAGGTCCCTTATCGCTTATAATGCCGAGAGTAAGGTCGTGGAAAGTATGCGTCCTAACGGCGTGCTGATAGGACAGGCAACACCTCAGGGAGGTAGAATTTCGGGTACTTCCTCCATCGTTCAGTTCGACGCATGGAATTGGGAAGATGCTGCGGTAAAAGTAGACGACGGCGTCCATATGAACTGGCCCGGTAGTTACAGTCGAGGCAGATGGTGGCTGGGAGAGTCCAGGGACTGGAAACCCAATAAGGACTACAGCAAAGACCTGGAGGAAATAAAAGTTTACCTCAGAAATGCCAAAGCTTATAATGCTGCCGGTGATACATCCAAAAATGAAGGCTTTGAGGCCATGAAGGGATTGTTCGACGGGAGTAAGAAGTTGTATATATATACCCAGGGTGAAAAAGAAATGATCGATGCAGTAACCCTCACCAAAGGCGAAGGCGTTAAAGATGTTGTGATCGTTGGTGGGTACGAAGCGTACAAGATCATCCCTTTTCTTAAACAACACAATATCCCTGTCTTGGTAAGGCAAACGCATTCTCTACCCTATAGAGCCGATGATGATTATGACCTTCCGTATAAGTTACCGAAGATTTTGGTTGATGGCGGATTGCTGGTAGGATTACAAAATGCCAGTATGTCTAATTTCCAGACCAGGAATTTGCCTTTCTATGCCGGACAACTGGTGGGACAGGGAATGGACAAAGAAACAGCCTTGAAGCTAATTAGCGGGAACACCGCCAAGATCCTTGGGATAGACAATAAATACGGAACCCTGGAAGTGGGTAAAAGCGCCACACTCTTTATTAGCGAGGGCGACGCCCTGGATATGCGAACCAATATTCTTTCACATGCCTTTATCGACGGACGTGAGCTGTCGCTGGAAACGCATCAGACAGAACTCTGGAAAAGATATATGGGAAAATACTCCGGGAAGTAA
- a CDS encoding alpha-L-rhamnosidase-related protein, translated as MRNFIHFATAALLIVSCTSKKEETSLAQSTSDSPFIEGKESYLGSPYVTAGDRVYMVGYQDGTFPEIGWHIKGEMGGIWDHPIKLMDGFQLDLILDGETVSLEKADRFINYPFGNKHIYNLESHGLQVERFQFVPDEKEVVIVQFSIKNHSETEKKGTLKFIGSTDLRPTWLGDRTKMIDSRDIDFDPESDVWVVKDSLNSWYTMFGADRPSDSKERHSSEYKGNGFKASLNYDISVNAGATETIQFAIAGAYDLDGSNTAKERIYANYLDIMEDPDTWIPKYLAEKKARYEDLAGRTKLTIPDKDIEQAFEWVKYNCDWLVRTVPEIGSGIGAGIPDYPWWFGVDSEYALQGYMAIGQREPVYNTIKLLDSVSEAVNGNGRIIHEMSTNGAVFNPGNINETPQFASLIWKVYQWNGEKEFLQKYYSTIKKGLEWLMTEKDADGNLFPDGFGMMEIHGLDSEMIDVAAYTYKAFKDASFIADALGDYQMAQQYYETAEKLAAKINTQFWSEEFNSYADFIGTDKQALKLIEDAIVRADTLNKPWAVEELKKTREAILKNPSATPRPFVLHHNWVVNTPMEVGLASPDKAQKALATAENYVNPFGVFVTGIDRDESAGSDDGSFKGSKIFSYTGAVMTLPTGVQIVAENNYGRPDMALNYLKRMTRTFSYALPGSIYEVSPDYGMVTQAWNVYGFAVPVVEQFFGITPNAADKKVTIRPQMPSTWKNASLENVLVGDNEISIYFSEKEGMQTVEISQTKDSWQVEFQFPEGATKISSQTEGIEVNTKEETGVSVVKSNLKNFRVAYQPE; from the coding sequence ATGAGAAATTTTATCCATTTCGCAACCGCAGCCTTATTGATAGTAAGCTGTACCTCAAAAAAAGAAGAAACTTCCTTGGCACAAAGTACTTCAGACAGCCCGTTCATTGAAGGTAAGGAATCCTATTTAGGTTCACCTTATGTAACGGCCGGAGACCGGGTTTATATGGTAGGGTATCAGGATGGAACCTTCCCTGAGATTGGCTGGCACATCAAAGGAGAAATGGGTGGCATTTGGGATCATCCCATTAAATTGATGGATGGGTTTCAACTAGACCTGATCCTGGATGGGGAAACTGTTTCTCTGGAGAAAGCAGATCGTTTTATTAATTATCCCTTCGGAAATAAACACATCTATAATTTAGAATCCCACGGATTGCAAGTTGAAAGATTTCAATTTGTTCCGGATGAGAAGGAGGTAGTGATCGTTCAATTCAGCATAAAAAACCATAGCGAAACAGAGAAGAAAGGAACGCTAAAATTTATAGGTTCAACAGATCTAAGGCCTACCTGGCTCGGCGATCGAACCAAGATGATCGATTCCCGGGATATTGATTTCGACCCTGAGTCTGATGTGTGGGTTGTAAAAGACAGTTTAAATTCGTGGTATACAATGTTTGGTGCCGACAGGCCCAGCGACTCCAAGGAACGACACAGTTCGGAATATAAGGGCAATGGGTTTAAAGCATCCTTAAACTACGACATCAGTGTAAATGCGGGAGCCACAGAAACTATTCAATTTGCTATCGCCGGCGCCTATGATCTCGACGGATCAAATACAGCCAAAGAAAGGATCTATGCAAATTACCTGGATATTATGGAGGATCCCGACACCTGGATCCCAAAATATCTGGCAGAAAAGAAGGCACGTTACGAGGATTTGGCTGGTAGAACTAAATTAACCATCCCCGACAAGGACATAGAACAGGCATTTGAGTGGGTGAAATACAATTGCGATTGGCTGGTTCGCACCGTTCCTGAAATAGGATCGGGTATTGGTGCGGGAATCCCCGATTATCCCTGGTGGTTTGGGGTTGATAGTGAATACGCCCTGCAAGGATATATGGCTATAGGCCAGCGGGAACCGGTCTACAATACTATAAAACTACTGGATAGTGTGTCTGAAGCCGTTAACGGTAATGGTCGTATTATTCATGAGATGTCTACCAACGGCGCTGTCTTTAACCCCGGAAATATTAATGAAACGCCACAATTTGCCAGCTTGATCTGGAAAGTGTACCAGTGGAATGGTGAGAAAGAGTTTCTTCAGAAATATTACTCCACCATTAAAAAGGGATTGGAATGGTTGATGACCGAAAAGGACGCCGACGGAAACTTATTTCCGGATGGTTTCGGGATGATGGAAATTCACGGCCTGGATAGCGAAATGATCGACGTAGCTGCCTATACCTATAAGGCATTTAAGGATGCTTCGTTTATTGCCGATGCCCTGGGTGATTACCAAATGGCGCAGCAGTATTACGAGACTGCCGAAAAACTGGCGGCGAAGATCAACACCCAATTTTGGAGCGAAGAATTTAACTCTTACGCCGATTTCATTGGCACCGATAAACAAGCGCTGAAACTTATCGAGGATGCCATCGTACGTGCAGACACCCTTAATAAACCCTGGGCTGTGGAAGAGTTAAAGAAAACGAGAGAGGCGATTTTAAAAAATCCGTCGGCCACTCCCAGGCCCTTTGTACTCCACCATAACTGGGTAGTGAACACTCCCATGGAGGTGGGCCTTGCCAGCCCGGACAAAGCCCAAAAAGCACTTGCCACTGCCGAAAACTACGTAAATCCGTTTGGGGTATTCGTTACCGGGATCGACAGGGACGAGTCGGCCGGATCTGATGACGGCTCGTTTAAAGGAAGTAAGATATTTTCGTATACCGGGGCGGTAATGACCTTACCTACCGGCGTACAGATCGTTGCCGAAAATAACTACGGCAGACCCGATATGGCGCTTAATTATCTCAAAAGAATGACCCGTACCTTCAGCTATGCCTTACCCGGAAGTATCTACGAGGTCTCTCCGGATTACGGCATGGTAACTCAAGCATGGAACGTTTACGGATTTGCCGTTCCTGTGGTCGAGCAATTCTTCGGTATCACACCCAACGCGGCCGATAAAAAAGTGACCATTCGTCCGCAGATGCCATCCACCTGGAAAAACGCCTCCCTGGAAAACGTGCTGGTTGGAGACAATGAGATCTCCATTTACTTTTCAGAAAAAGAAGGTATGCAAACCGTAGAGATCTCTCAAACCAAAGACAGCTGGCAGGTCGAATTCCAATTTCCCGAAGGGGCTACAAAGATCTCCTCACAAACAGAAGGAATTGAAGTAAACACCAAAGAGGAAACCGGAGTTTCTGTGGTGAAATCTAATCTTAAAAATTTTCGGGTTGCCTACCAGCCTGAGTGA